One window of the Campylobacter concisus genome contains the following:
- a CDS encoding helix-turn-helix domain-containing protein — MRPTFEDFKEKALKRSEVKKEYDKLEVEFDLKLKLIKIRKAANLTQEEIASRMNTSKSNISRLESLNSKISPTISTLNAYANAAGYRLDVNFVR, encoded by the coding sequence ATGAGACCAACATTTGAGGACTTTAAAGAAAAAGCTCTAAAAAGAAGCGAGGTAAAAAAAGAATACGATAAACTTGAAGTTGAATTTGATTTAAAGTTAAAGCTTATTAAGATTAGAAAAGCTGCAAATCTGACTCAAGAAGAGATAGCAAGTAGAATGAATACTAGTAAAAGTAATATCTCAAGACTAGAGAGCCTAAACTCTAAAATTTCACCAACAATTTCTACTTTAAATGCCTATGCCAATGCTGCTGGATATAGGCTTGATGTAAATTTTGTTCGTTAG